In the Telopea speciosissima isolate NSW1024214 ecotype Mountain lineage chromosome 6, Tspe_v1, whole genome shotgun sequence genome, TTCAGTCTTTGCTTAATGGGAGAACTGATGGGATTGCAGGGAAGAATGTTTAAATTAGATGTTGTGGCTCAGTGGGtcttattgttattgttgttgtttttaaGTAATGTTTGTGAATCCTGGGTAAGGAAGCAAAATAAAGTGATCCAGAAGAACTAAAGCTTGGCCTGCAGGTTTTGTCCTTTTGATCATGCCCAGGCCCCAAATTCCTGTAGTCTGAACATGGTTAGACTTCATAATCATGGAGGCTGCTGTTATGTTCATCAATTGGTGCGTGCTTGTGTGGAGACATTCCAGTTCTGGAGTGAAGCTCCTGGGTCGTCTGTAATGGCGGATTCAGGGAGAGCAGAACTCGGTATTCCGGGAAATGAGATTGTTTCCCGGTAACAAATGGGTTGTTGAGTAGGTTGAGCAGAAGTAGAATTAGAAATCgcactttttcttcttgatttctaaAAATCAgagtttggagaagatgagttgcaggttttttatttttttttgatttcttctcagaAGGACAATTCCATCAGttctaagtctaatttttaacagtattagtcatgaactgacggaatggacttatttgttaccgtttgcaaacttcaggatacgcagaattttccaaaactggggtgAAATATCCTTTAgccaaacctcaggggtggtatgtgtaaatttcccaagtTTCTCTCACCAATgaggaaaataaagaatttcTTCCACAGTTGATGTCATCATGTAGCCATCGAAATCTTATCTTGGGTCATCACATACTCCAGTGGGATTGACTCTTCCCTAATGCAATCCAGTGGCCGCTGTATTGATGGGAGACTGGGAGTGAAGAAGATATTCCCAGTGAAGAGAAACTCGGTCCTTATCGATTAGAATcttaaaaaaggataaaaactcaaaagagagagaaccgTACGTATAGCTGTCTTTCAGCAGTTTTTGCAAACAAAAATTCATCATCTAACGGAAACGTTTTTCTTTTCTGAATTGTTTGTCAAGAAACGGTTCAATTGGCCCCTCCCTCCCAAATTAACTAAGCATCAAACACCGTGCCTATAAACAAAGCCTTGGTAGAATTAGCATctaggaagattaaaaaaaaaggaaacaatctTTGAAGAAGCGCCTGATCTCAGTGATACAATGAGTAGGAAGCTCTTTTGGGTCATCTGCTCATATTACAATGATTTTATCACCTTCTCACCCTGTCTCACAGTCCTCAAATGAAAGACAAGGTTTTTGATTTGCCACATAATATCAATTCAATCATACTTGATCGATCATGGGCCTGATTTACCAGGAAGAACTGGTTCCTGTACTAAATATGATTTAGGAAGAATCGTTACTGATCCTCTTCATTGGTTGATCACTACCACAAACCATAATgatattttgggtttgagaaccatctcccatctcccatctcccatcTCAGCCCACTAGCCCCAAACCTTCCTTAACAAAGCATTGTCATGAGCGAATAACTGGAACTTTAACAGTCAAAACATGATATGACTGAGCCTGAAGAAGGCTTGAAACTACAAGAAGAAGGGTCAGACGTATATAATAACTGAACAGAGTCCCACCCCCAACAGGGGAAAAAAATGCATGAGTTAATAATGTTCCATAACTGGTATTGACTTCAGCAGGCTTCTTCTGTTTCTCAGTGTGCAGAAGGAGAGTTCATTGTTGTATATGATCGTGCAGAATTTAACAAATCAACTACGCAGTATGAATGGAATTGTTTACTTATTGTCACATGGCAAGAAGTGGTTTGCACAGAACGGAATGCCGTACTCATCAATTTCAGGTGGTGAGGAGATACCAGATGTTATGGAAATAATATTTCAATCAGCAAGGCTCTTGCCGCTGGAAGATGTGATGCCATGAGTGTGCCATTCTACATGATGCGTCTTTTATTGTGGATGAAGCAATGGCACTGCCATTGAATACACCATTTTAGCTGAGAATCCGGAGATACATTATCAGCCTGAAAACCCATCAGACTAACTCCCAAACGCCACAACTTTCTCTCAACCAAATGAGAAGGCGCATCTAACTGGTCTAATATTATCTAGCAGCAGTTGGGCTAGGAGAGTTAAATACCATCCGTTACTCAATGCTGCAATGTTGGTCCTCCTAAATGGGGCACACTCCGGAGTTTAGAAATGTCAAATAAGCTTTGGCAACCTCTTTAACTTTTTTTCCCTTGCTTTTTTGGTTACTTGGGAAAAGGATTTGTGGCAACTCACCACATAAAGGGATGATGTTGCCATTCCAACCATTGTAGTACATCATCCCAACCATTGTagataatatatatagtacGACTGATACTGTTAGCACTGTACCACtcccccaacccaaaaagggggtgggagggggggggggggagggagagacactttTAGCATACCTCAGCTATACTATTCCTTCCATGCTTATTCATTTCGAAAAAACAAACTGAGCAGAAACTTAGCCGAAGACAGAGGAAGGTGTGGCAACATGCATGTGGACCACAAGTAGCTCTTACTCTCATATTTTGAATGGAGTCCCTCTCCCTGCGTTTGCACAATAAAATGCATAAAGTACAAACAATGACACAACGAGTTTCGTTTATTTCACAACTTTAATTTAAACGAGGAAAAGAACGGAGAAAACCAAGAATGACATGCAATGAGCAAAGGTTTCCTTTGCTGTGTGATAGCATGCATTATCAAGTTGAAGCTTCCCCTCCCAAACATATCCTCTTAGGACCTTTCTGTTCTCCTTGGCCACTACCACTTGCCAGCTTGTCTTCCTTGGCTTCAAGTGAACACCTTTTGTATGGTTTAAATCCAGCTCGACGACCTTTCAGCCTTGCATGCCCAAGCTCCGTCATCAGCAATCCCACCTCAGGATTGTTACTGCTTCTCAGTGATTCATATTTCTCCACTCCTGGATGATCTAGACAAGTACTCCATGTCTTACTACTCAGATCTACCTGCAATGTGTCCTCTTTGCCTTTCTCATTTCCTTCTTTGGAACTTGACCTTGGATGCTCATTGCTCCTCGGATCATAATGGTGAGGTGAAAAGCTCTGTGGCAGTACTTCTCTAGAGAAAAGTGCTTGAAAGGCAAGCCGACCCTGACaaaatttaaaatcattttGAGTGTAATATTCAAGACGATACAAATCAGAAATCTGTGTCCAGAAAGAACTGTCCAATTACCTCTTCTGAGACCTCCTTCCAGGACTCATTCATGTTACTGGTACTTCTATTGCGACGATTATTTGGCTCAACAGATGCAGGGCTTAAATCAATTTCTTTCAACTCTTCCTCACCTTTCTCATTCTTCTCTATTGCATCTGTCTCTACTTCACTGCTGGAAGCTGTGTTGGAGCCACATGAGGAGCGGTCAACCTGTTTTTTTGCATCAGCCTTGTTGGACTCATGGAACCCAGGATCCTGCACAGGCTTCTGCATATGATCTTTCAGTTCACTGCTGTTTGACCTAGTACCTCCACTCTCAGAATTTGATGATGAGGCAGGTGGAGACTTGGATGCTGAGTCTTTTTTCACAGCCTCAGAGAATTCAGGATCCAGTTGTTGATCTTCCCAAGGTGGATCCTGAGAAGTGTTGtcctttttatctttattgACTACTGTGGGTTGACCAGTATCTGTTGATCGAATTTCAGTGGGTAGTGAAGAAACACAATTAAAACCAGTGTGAAGAGGAGGGCACAACGGCAACAGTCCATGGGCTGCCCACCATGCAGATGCAGCTGcaacagtagcagcagcaacTGCTTCCATACTAGGAGGTGGACTAATCTGTCTTAATGGAATCCCTCCGAGAGTACCAGATGAAGAATCTACCCAAGCTTCCATATTCGTGCAGGGCCAGAATGAAGCAGCCAGGCTTGCTGCAGCATGGGCGGCTGGGTTTTGCAGCAGAGTAGATACAAGAAGACTTGAAAAAGTAGCAGAAAAGTTGAGAAAGGATCCGTAAGTTTCTTGATTGTTGCACAATGGGGTGAAGGGGGGAAGAAAAGTTGGCAAGGGTTGGTGAACAGAAGGCCTTGACATGTTACTGTGGTGTTCACTACTTGCAGAAGTGGTTGGCTTTGTGAACAGGTTTGGGTTTCCATGAGCTCCCCCAACTTGGTGCATGATGGGTGTAGGGTATGTCATATCAGGGCCCAGAGTTTGCATGCATGTTCCTGAGATACCATCCACAAATTGCAAAGGAACATGTCTTGGGAAATTCTGATTTGTTTGCATTTCCTCTGTGGAGAACAGGCCAAGCATTTCTGGCTTGTTTGGTTCATCTGTTATTGCTTCTTGGACCTGTTCATCATGGGAACTTGGACTGGATTTCTCCAAGTTCAGGGTTTCAATGACACCATTATTCATTTCTGTATAGTCGGCATCGGTTCTGTCCAATTTCTTACTCACTTTGGTTTTGACGGTGAGATGGGATTCATCAGTTGTACCCTGGTCATTTATATCTTTTATTGAGGGTACGAACTCCTTGAAGTGAGATGAACTTTCAAGTGCAAAAGATTCTGGTATGCAGTTTTTGCTTACAGAAGAGTAGGAAGTGCAGGGAACTTCATGGAAAAGAGTGAGGACTTCCGAGCAGTTGTCCTGATTCAGAGTTTCTTTTGCCCTAGCAGATTTCTCATAATGAGCAGGTTTCTGATGGTGCAACAGAAAAAGaattagaaataaaagaaggaaactTGGAGCATAAACAGAATAGACTTAAAGGATAAGATACATACCTCATGTGGTGGGCCATTCTCCAAGTCCAGTGGTTGTTTACCAGCATGCAGATGCGAAGCTGGTGTCAACAGTTTTCCATCATTGACAAGAGAAGACTGAGGAGCCCCTGTGCTGGTCTTTCGAGGATATGGATTGCTTGGTTTCCTTTTAGGACGTGCAGGAGGTATCTCTATGTCAAGAGCTTGTCCAAGTGGTATGCCTTTGATAAGAGACACTTTTtccaactgaaataaaattatcatttgTTAGAACAGGAAGCTTGGATTCAATTATGCAAGGGTGTTTAGTTCAAAAAGCAGCAAATCAGAAATCTGTCAAGATTCGCATGGGACACTCTTTCGTTGGCTGATGGAATGCAGATATCTGACTCATACTAAACGGAAGTGCAAGTTCCCAGAGAGAAGAAAAACTGAAAAGTCTACACCATTAGGCATTGCCTAGTTATACTGACATGTTATAAACAAATCCAATGAATTCACAAAATCATCCCTGCAGCTGCCTCCATTCACGTTTCAGTAAATTGATATTTGAGAACTTTAGACATTCAAGTAGAATAACTCTTTCCGTGATCTACATGTAATAATTGGAAGATTAATTAGGTTACTCATGCAATAAATTGATTAGGTCatcagtttttttctttttcttttttacttttttgtttttaaatttattatttgTACATAGGTAAATGGCCAAATCATGTATACAACAATGCACAATTTCCAAGTAGGCTAGAAAGCCATATTTAATGCTCTGGCACATTCAAT is a window encoding:
- the LOC122664473 gene encoding protein LATE ELONGATED HYPOCOTYL-like → MDAYSSGEELIIRTRKPYTITKQRERWTEEEHNRFLEALKLYGRAWQRIEEFIGTKTAVQIRSHAQKFFSKLEKVSLIKGIPLGQALDIEIPPARPKRKPSNPYPRKTSTGAPQSSLVNDGKLLTPASHLHAGKQPLDLENGPPHEKPAHYEKSARAKETLNQDNCSEVLTLFHEVPCTSYSSVSKNCIPESFALESSSHFKEFVPSIKDINDQGTTDESHLTVKTKVSKKLDRTDADYTEMNNGVIETLNLEKSSPSSHDEQVQEAITDEPNKPEMLGLFSTEEMQTNQNFPRHVPLQFVDGISGTCMQTLGPDMTYPTPIMHQVGGAHGNPNLFTKPTTSASSEHHSNMSRPSVHQPLPTFLPPFTPLCNNQETYGSFLNFSATFSSLLVSTLLQNPAAHAAASLAASFWPCTNMEAWVDSSSGTLGGIPLRQISPPPSMEAVAAATVAAASAWWAAHGLLPLCPPLHTGFNCVSSLPTEIRSTDTGQPTVVNKDKKDNTSQDPPWEDQQLDPEFSEAVKKDSASKSPPASSSNSESGGTRSNSSELKDHMQKPVQDPGFHESNKADAKKQVDRSSCGSNTASSSEVETDAIEKNEKGEEELKEIDLSPASVEPNNRRNRSTSNMNESWKEVSEEGRLAFQALFSREVLPQSFSPHHYDPRSNEHPRSSSKEGNEKGKEDTLQVDLSSKTWSTCLDHPGVEKYESLRSSNNPEVGLLMTELGHARLKGRRAGFKPYKRCSLEAKEDKLASGSGQGEQKGPKRICLGGEAST